The following coding sequences are from one Polynucleobacter sp. JS-JIR-II-50 window:
- a CDS encoding endonuclease/exonuclease/phosphatase family protein — MHRHSTIYQLREKMRSHHPDLLFLQELQQEHRGRVRRFSQWPLTELTHFLSEDFWRDWHYGKNVEYRDGHHGNAILSKHPQQKGNNYDISAYRFESRGLLHSVTTLDGMDQPIHCFCVHLALFERGRERQLEAIIKHIQDLTQNGPTIVAGDFNDWRNRVSAPMKAAGFDEVFELLTGSPARTFPSVKPLLAMDRIYVRGIKVHSAEILHEWLKLSDHLGITAELELE; from the coding sequence TTGCATAGACATTCCACGATTTACCAGCTGCGTGAAAAAATGCGCAGCCACCATCCAGATCTTCTTTTCTTGCAGGAGCTGCAGCAGGAGCATCGGGGTAGGGTGCGTCGCTTTAGTCAATGGCCGCTAACAGAGTTGACCCACTTCCTTTCCGAAGACTTTTGGCGCGATTGGCATTATGGAAAAAATGTGGAGTATCGCGATGGGCATCATGGCAATGCCATCCTCTCTAAGCACCCTCAACAAAAAGGAAATAACTACGATATTTCAGCATATCGTTTCGAGAGTCGCGGCCTGCTACATAGCGTTACTACTTTGGATGGTATGGATCAACCGATTCATTGTTTCTGTGTGCATTTGGCGCTTTTCGAGCGTGGCAGAGAGAGGCAGTTGGAGGCCATCATTAAGCATATTCAGGATCTCACTCAAAACGGCCCCACCATTGTGGCGGGAGACTTCAACGATTGGCGTAATCGGGTGAGTGCCCCCATGAAAGCTGCTGGCTTCGATGAGGTATTCGAATTACTGACCGGCTCCCCGGCAAGAACATTTCCCAGTGTGAAGCCATTGCTTGCAATGGATAGAATTTATGTTCGAGGAATAAAGGTACATTCAGCAGAAATTTTGCATGAATGGTTAAAGCTATCAGATCACCTAGGCATTACTGCTGAATTGGAACTTGAATGA
- a CDS encoding branched-chain amino acid ABC transporter permease — protein sequence MNSFFQLIARHRVLACTLFLAIFPFIMPYEALAINILIFGLFAMGFNLLFGYMGLLSFGHAAFLGIGSYLTGIAIVHYGVPWGAAILVGIIGAAIGGLIMGYLAIRTRGIYFSMVTLALGQIVYYIFYKAESLTGGENGLRGVRVDEFNILGIPVDFLNPLIKYYIILFFVVIAIWLISRILSSPLGAVMEAIRENEKRAAACGFDVARTKLLVFVLSAAICGLAGSLRALHLSIVPIDSLHYLQSGQAVMMSILGGMGTFFGPFIGAAVMLYLEDVVTTFTKHWMAVVGLVFMFFVLFFPKGIWGTILSKLQINQDSK from the coding sequence ATGAATTCATTTTTCCAACTTATTGCACGTCATCGCGTACTAGCTTGCACGCTATTCTTAGCAATTTTCCCATTCATCATGCCGTATGAAGCTCTGGCAATCAATATTTTGATCTTTGGTTTATTCGCCATGGGCTTTAACTTACTGTTTGGTTACATGGGTCTACTATCCTTTGGTCATGCAGCCTTTCTAGGTATTGGTAGCTACCTCACCGGCATAGCCATTGTTCACTATGGTGTACCTTGGGGTGCTGCCATTCTGGTTGGCATTATTGGCGCCGCTATTGGCGGACTCATCATGGGCTACCTCGCCATTCGCACTCGTGGCATCTACTTCTCCATGGTGACCTTAGCGCTCGGTCAAATTGTGTACTACATCTTCTATAAGGCAGAGAGCCTTACTGGTGGTGAGAATGGTTTACGAGGCGTCCGCGTGGATGAATTCAACATCCTAGGCATCCCGGTTGACTTCTTAAATCCATTGATCAAGTACTACATTATTCTTTTCTTTGTGGTTATTGCGATTTGGCTTATTTCTCGTATCCTGAGCTCACCCTTAGGCGCTGTGATGGAAGCAATCCGCGAGAACGAAAAGCGTGCTGCGGCTTGTGGATTTGACGTAGCTCGCACCAAACTATTGGTCTTCGTATTGTCGGCGGCGATTTGTGGCTTGGCAGGCTCATTACGCGCCCTCCATCTCTCTATCGTGCCAATTGATTCTTTGCACTATCTACAGTCTGGTCAGGCAGTCATGATGAGTATTCTCGGTGGAATGGGCACTTTCTTTGGTCCATTCATCGGCGCAGCAGTCATGCTCTATTTGGAAGATGTTGTAACTACCTTCACTAAGCATTGGATGGCTGTCGTTGGCTTAGTGTTCATGTTCTTTGTGCTGTTCTTCCCTAAAGGCATTTGGGGAACCATTCTGAGCAAGCTACAAATCAATCAGGATTCGAAATAA
- the cls gene encoding cardiolipin synthase, whose amino-acid sequence MNDLLGIFINTQSAFNLRLILLTHFLLVTYFIGVIISVRRPVGVAFAWIFIVMTFPLMGIALYVLIGERPVGRSLTRKIKRMNLEYSQITQQLCQEFAGERQKLPIESRAISLLAESNNGTPVVDGNKVELHTNSLEILQLLIDEINQAKKSLNLEFYIWALGGDADRVGEAVIAASKRGVDCRVLLDSLGSKDWFKSSWPARFRNAGIQVTEALPIQIGRFQFRRADLRLHRKIFVVDGSVVWTGSMNMVDPRTFKQNSGVGEWVDAMVRIEGPVAAQFELTFAFDWSVDNPEITHFNDRSPPVAPREGGVIAQEFASGPVYRDDILYQLMLSAIIDAREELTITTPYFGPDDGLMQALMASARRGVKVTLIVPKLNDSTLVAWSSKSFYQDLLTSGVKIAEFKGGLLHTKSLLIDQRVAIFGSVNFDQRSLRLNFEISLIVYDDDFCANLEKLIQSYLAQSDYVDPKAWAKRPRWHRYLENAAHLTSPLL is encoded by the coding sequence ATGAATGATTTATTAGGCATTTTTATTAATACACAATCTGCTTTTAATTTGAGATTGATTTTATTAACTCACTTCTTATTGGTAACGTATTTTATTGGTGTCATCATTTCTGTAAGAAGACCTGTTGGGGTTGCATTTGCTTGGATTTTTATCGTGATGACTTTTCCGCTAATGGGAATTGCCCTTTACGTACTGATTGGAGAGCGTCCGGTAGGTCGTAGTTTGACGCGAAAAATTAAACGTATGAATCTAGAGTATTCGCAAATTACCCAACAGTTATGTCAAGAGTTTGCAGGTGAGAGACAGAAGTTACCTATTGAGTCTAGAGCCATAAGTCTATTGGCTGAATCCAATAATGGCACTCCAGTAGTGGATGGAAACAAAGTGGAGCTGCATACAAATTCACTGGAAATTCTGCAGCTCTTAATTGATGAGATCAATCAGGCAAAAAAAAGCCTGAATCTAGAGTTCTATATTTGGGCTCTGGGTGGTGATGCCGATCGAGTCGGTGAGGCTGTCATTGCCGCCTCAAAGCGAGGTGTAGATTGTCGCGTTTTATTAGATTCTTTAGGTAGTAAGGACTGGTTTAAGTCATCCTGGCCTGCCCGGTTCCGAAACGCAGGCATTCAAGTGACTGAAGCGTTGCCGATTCAGATTGGCCGCTTTCAGTTCCGCCGCGCAGATCTGCGCTTGCATCGAAAAATATTTGTAGTGGATGGTTCCGTGGTGTGGACTGGAAGTATGAATATGGTCGACCCTCGTACTTTTAAGCAGAACTCAGGAGTGGGGGAGTGGGTTGACGCAATGGTTCGTATTGAGGGGCCGGTTGCAGCGCAGTTCGAACTGACCTTTGCGTTCGACTGGAGTGTTGATAATCCTGAGATTACTCATTTTAATGATCGCTCACCTCCAGTGGCGCCAAGGGAGGGCGGGGTCATTGCCCAGGAATTTGCTTCTGGGCCGGTATATCGTGACGATATTTTGTATCAACTAATGCTTTCGGCCATTATCGATGCGCGGGAGGAGCTTACTATCACCACCCCTTACTTTGGTCCGGACGATGGCCTGATGCAAGCATTGATGGCTTCTGCAAGGCGCGGCGTGAAGGTCACCTTGATTGTGCCAAAGCTGAATGACTCCACTTTGGTTGCGTGGAGTAGCAAAAGCTTCTATCAGGATTTATTAACTTCTGGAGTCAAGATTGCTGAGTTTAAGGGTGGCCTCTTACATACCAAGAGCTTGTTGATTGATCAGCGAGTTGCAATCTTTGGTTCAGTGAATTTTGATCAACGTAGTTTGCGGCTGAACTTTGAAATTAGCTTGATTGTGTATGACGATGATTTCTGCGCCAATCTTGAGAAGCTGATTCAGTCCTACTTAGCGCAATCAGATTATGTTGATCCTAAGGCCTGGGCGAAGCGCCCGCGCTGGCATCGCTATCTTGAAAACGCAGCACATCTCACTTCACCACTGCTTTAA
- a CDS encoding acyl-CoA dehydrogenase family protein: MNHPIPKPDQYQEMREALRDLCGSFDSAYWQKIDHERGYPEAFVDAMTKAGWLAALIPEEYGGSGLGLAEASVIMEEINFSGGNSGSCHGQMYNMGTLLRHGSDAQKKMYLPKIATGELRLQSMAVTEPSTGTDTTKLKTTAVKKGDKYVINGQKVWISRIQHSDLMILLARTTPLSEVQRKSEGMSIFIVNLADAIGKGMEVRPIANMVNHETNEVFFDNLEIPAENLIGTEGQGFKYILDGLNAERVLIAAECIGDAYWFIDRARCYANDRVVFDRPIGKNQGIQFPIADSYIETEAANLMRFKACELFDNHQPCGPEANMAKYLAAKASWEAANVCLQTHGGFGFANEYDVERKFRETRLYQVAPISTNLIYSYIAEHVLGLPRSF; the protein is encoded by the coding sequence ATGAATCACCCTATTCCCAAGCCAGACCAATACCAAGAAATGCGTGAAGCCTTGCGTGATCTCTGTGGCTCCTTTGATTCTGCCTATTGGCAAAAGATTGATCACGAACGAGGCTACCCAGAGGCTTTTGTAGATGCTATGACTAAGGCTGGCTGGCTGGCTGCCTTAATTCCAGAAGAATATGGTGGCTCCGGTTTAGGTCTTGCTGAAGCCTCGGTAATTATGGAAGAGATTAATTTTTCTGGGGGTAACTCAGGCTCATGTCACGGGCAGATGTATAACATGGGCACCTTATTGCGCCATGGCTCAGACGCGCAGAAAAAAATGTATCTGCCAAAAATTGCAACGGGTGAGCTGCGCCTTCAAAGTATGGCCGTCACCGAACCAAGCACCGGTACCGACACTACCAAACTGAAAACGACTGCAGTGAAAAAAGGTGACAAGTATGTAATCAATGGTCAAAAGGTATGGATCTCCCGAATTCAGCACTCTGACTTAATGATTTTGCTGGCGCGCACCACTCCACTTAGTGAAGTACAACGCAAGTCAGAAGGCATGTCGATCTTTATCGTCAATCTCGCTGACGCCATTGGCAAAGGCATGGAAGTACGACCTATCGCCAACATGGTGAACCATGAAACCAACGAAGTGTTCTTCGACAACTTAGAAATCCCCGCAGAAAATCTCATTGGCACCGAAGGTCAAGGATTTAAATACATTTTGGATGGTTTAAATGCCGAGCGAGTCTTGATTGCCGCTGAATGTATTGGTGATGCGTACTGGTTTATTGATCGTGCCCGCTGCTATGCGAATGACCGAGTCGTTTTTGATCGACCTATTGGCAAAAACCAAGGGATTCAATTTCCAATTGCTGATAGCTATATTGAAACCGAAGCCGCAAATCTCATGCGCTTTAAAGCATGCGAGTTATTTGACAATCACCAACCCTGTGGTCCAGAGGCTAATATGGCCAAATACCTAGCGGCCAAAGCATCTTGGGAAGCAGCAAATGTCTGCTTGCAAACTCATGGTGGCTTCGGCTTTGCCAATGAATATGATGTTGAACGAAAATTTAGAGAAACTCGCCTCTATCAAGTGGCGCCTATTTCAACGAATTTAATTTACTCCTATATTGCTGAACACGTTCTTGGTCTCCCAAGATCTTTCTAA
- a CDS encoding YqaA family protein, translated as MDPMFEHFFGWFEMPSVGLPAVFISAFISATLIPAGSEPILFGYITLNPDLFWAAIVVATVGNTLGGMLDWWLGAIARNRFKVMDEPRNTRLKRWLEEWGPKLLLLSWLPGLGDPLCLAAGWLKLPWQPCLIYMFIGKLLRFITITWLLTLVPESFWHQLGHWLHLI; from the coding sequence ATGGATCCCATGTTCGAGCACTTCTTTGGATGGTTTGAAATGCCTTCTGTTGGCTTGCCGGCGGTATTTATCAGTGCGTTTATTTCTGCAACATTAATACCAGCTGGTTCTGAACCTATTCTGTTTGGCTATATCACCCTTAACCCTGACTTATTTTGGGCGGCCATTGTCGTTGCCACAGTTGGTAATACATTAGGCGGGATGTTGGATTGGTGGCTGGGAGCAATAGCACGTAACCGGTTTAAGGTAATGGATGAGCCCCGCAATACTCGCCTCAAGCGTTGGCTTGAAGAGTGGGGGCCTAAGTTGTTGCTGCTGTCTTGGTTACCTGGATTGGGTGATCCCTTGTGCCTGGCTGCGGGATGGTTAAAGCTCCCGTGGCAGCCATGTCTGATTTACATGTTTATCGGTAAGCTCTTGCGCTTTATTACGATTACCTGGTTACTTACTTTGGTCCCTGAAAGTTTTTGGCACCAACTAGGTCACTGGTTACATCTCATCTAA
- a CDS encoding ATP-binding cassette domain-containing protein, protein MVNAMETFEKFIELKDIIVKSNGRTILNIPHALIPADRITACIGPNGAGKTTLLKLLDGLVKPDSGTVSYSFKTKTALVLHHTPMIKASARTNIAMVCDADESIKNADVDRVIEQVGLSGLANSPAHKLSAGERQKVCLGRAILQKPNLVLLDEPTANLDPQTTEQVEELIRQFDRQEVDVIFSSHQLAQVQRLAEHIIFIDQGEIKEKGPVGPFFNNPQTPAAKRYLQQELLAD, encoded by the coding sequence ATGGTTAATGCAATGGAAACTTTTGAAAAGTTCATTGAGCTCAAAGACATCATTGTCAAAAGCAATGGCAGAACCATTCTGAACATCCCGCACGCCCTCATTCCAGCAGACAGAATTACTGCCTGTATTGGCCCCAATGGCGCTGGTAAAACTACTCTTCTGAAACTTCTAGATGGGCTCGTCAAGCCAGATAGTGGAACAGTGAGTTACTCGTTTAAAACAAAAACGGCTTTGGTTTTGCATCACACGCCGATGATCAAAGCATCAGCTAGAACCAATATCGCAATGGTTTGTGACGCGGATGAGTCCATTAAAAATGCTGATGTAGACCGAGTGATTGAGCAAGTAGGTTTAAGCGGGCTTGCCAATAGCCCAGCGCATAAATTATCTGCAGGTGAAAGACAAAAGGTTTGCCTTGGAAGAGCTATTCTTCAAAAACCCAATTTGGTTTTACTGGATGAGCCGACCGCCAATCTCGACCCCCAGACCACCGAACAGGTTGAAGAGTTGATCCGTCAATTTGATCGACAGGAAGTAGATGTGATTTTTTCATCCCATCAACTTGCCCAAGTGCAAAGACTGGCTGAGCACATTATCTTCATTGACCAAGGGGAAATAAAAGAAAAGGGACCCGTAGGCCCCTTCTTTAACAATCCTCAAACACCAGCAGCTAAACGCTACTTACAACAAGAGTTACTCGCTGACTAA
- a CDS encoding (2Fe-2S)-binding protein: MAEVVCLCNEVLDVDLREYLDAHPIDSIDELREQASICNKCMQCQDLVEGEIYLARVRRQRAADQF, encoded by the coding sequence ATGGCTGAAGTGGTTTGCCTCTGTAATGAGGTCCTCGACGTGGATTTGCGCGAATATTTGGATGCTCACCCGATAGACTCAATTGATGAGTTGCGGGAGCAGGCATCCATTTGCAATAAATGTATGCAGTGTCAGGATTTGGTCGAAGGCGAAATCTACTTAGCGCGCGTTCGACGCCAACGTGCTGCAGATCAGTTTTGA
- a CDS encoding ABC transporter permease, translated as MLKAFQDALSLLSHLDGGVTGIVWVSLQVSLTALLVGTLLGLPIGALLATERFAGKKTIIVTLNTLMGVPTVIVGVLVYLMLSRTGPLGMWGWLFTVKGMIVAQTLLTTPLIAALSRQILEDSWKIHRDSFLSLKLPPISRFKWLIWDCRFSLTIAVLAGLARAISEVGAVMIVGGNIDHSTRTMTTAIALETSKGDLPLALALGIVLLTIVLLANLFTFAVRQIAEHRYG; from the coding sequence ATGTTAAAAGCTTTTCAAGACGCCCTTTCCCTGCTCTCCCATTTAGATGGCGGTGTAACGGGGATTGTCTGGGTTTCTCTACAGGTCAGCCTTACCGCCCTACTGGTTGGAACGCTTTTGGGCCTGCCGATTGGCGCCCTTCTAGCAACCGAACGTTTTGCAGGTAAAAAAACCATCATTGTGACCCTGAACACCCTCATGGGTGTGCCTACAGTCATAGTTGGCGTGCTGGTATACCTCATGCTGTCACGTACAGGGCCCCTTGGCATGTGGGGCTGGCTATTTACAGTGAAGGGGATGATTGTGGCTCAAACATTGCTCACAACCCCCTTAATCGCCGCCCTTAGCCGCCAAATACTCGAGGACTCTTGGAAAATACATCGAGATTCCTTTCTGAGCCTCAAATTGCCACCCATTTCCCGCTTTAAATGGCTGATATGGGATTGCCGTTTCTCGCTGACTATTGCCGTGCTTGCTGGCCTAGCCAGAGCCATATCCGAGGTTGGAGCGGTCATGATTGTTGGCGGCAATATTGATCACTCCACCAGAACAATGACAACTGCGATTGCGCTAGAGACCAGCAAAGGTGATCTACCTTTGGCCCTCGCCCTTGGCATCGTCTTACTTACCATTGTTCTTCTGGCTAATTTATTTACCTTTGCAGTTCGCCAAATTGCGGAGCACCGCTATGGTTAA
- a CDS encoding ABC transporter ATP-binding protein — MLRVENLNAWYDRSHVLQGISLEVNKGEIVTLMGRNGAGKTTTLRSLMGLLSKRQGKASIDGTSFLDLPAHERFHLGLAYVPEDRRIVPGLTVKENLELGVIAKKNSGDMSALVDEIAETFPRLKERLHQDGTSMSGGEQQMLAIARAMIGKPKVILLDEPSEGIMPVLVEEMFELFAKLKQEGLTILLVEQNVQQALKISDRAYILDQGEIVFHDTAQNLLNNDEIQQKYCAV, encoded by the coding sequence ATGTTGCGTGTAGAAAACTTAAACGCTTGGTATGACCGCAGTCACGTATTGCAAGGCATCTCACTTGAAGTGAACAAAGGTGAGATCGTTACTTTGATGGGCCGTAATGGTGCTGGCAAAACTACTACCCTACGGTCTCTGATGGGGCTACTATCTAAACGTCAAGGAAAAGCATCCATTGATGGCACTTCATTTTTAGATTTACCTGCTCACGAGCGCTTTCATTTAGGCCTGGCATATGTTCCAGAGGATCGCCGTATTGTTCCCGGGCTGACTGTCAAAGAAAACCTAGAGCTTGGGGTGATCGCTAAGAAGAATTCAGGCGATATGAGTGCATTGGTTGATGAGATTGCTGAAACCTTCCCCAGACTGAAAGAGCGTTTACATCAAGACGGCACTTCGATGTCCGGCGGTGAGCAACAAATGCTTGCCATTGCTAGAGCAATGATTGGGAAACCTAAAGTCATTCTGCTTGATGAGCCCTCAGAAGGTATCATGCCGGTCTTGGTTGAAGAGATGTTTGAGCTATTTGCCAAACTAAAGCAAGAAGGCTTAACTATTCTGCTGGTAGAGCAAAATGTTCAACAGGCTCTGAAAATTTCTGACCGCGCCTACATTCTTGATCAAGGCGAGATTGTTTTTCATGACACTGCTCAGAACCTTTTGAACAATGATGAGATTCAGCAGAAGTACTGCGCCGTTTAG
- a CDS encoding formate dehydrogenase subunit gamma, which yields MKRSFSKVLRTLVVAAGLSLTLASGMSFAERAPMAPLPSPSGVDVPAASVPANPNALANGTQAQAQPANPSIFMAPNSDPQNYVSIPDKQAGVLIQRAGQEWRVIRNGIITVYGGWLLAIAFFGIIAVYTLKGSIKLHEPLSGIKVKRFSALDRITHWVMAFSFLALAFTGLMILYGKYFAMPLMGGVAYGSFLFVCKNIHNFSGPLFTLSIVIFFLLFVGKNIPEKGDLNWLLTFGGMFSGKHVPAGFFNMGEKFWFWFGMTFLGLVISASGFVLDMIVPFMQIEYLRGTMQIANIIHSSAAILMTTMAMGHIYIGTIGMQGSIDGMKTGYVDATWAKEHHELWYDKLNK from the coding sequence ATGAAACGATCATTTTCTAAAGTTCTACGCACTTTGGTAGTGGCTGCAGGTTTGTCACTCACTCTAGCGAGTGGTATGAGCTTTGCTGAACGTGCACCGATGGCGCCTTTGCCTTCTCCAAGTGGAGTGGATGTGCCTGCTGCATCTGTGCCGGCAAATCCAAATGCTTTGGCCAATGGAACTCAAGCGCAGGCTCAGCCCGCAAACCCATCGATCTTCATGGCACCAAACAGCGATCCGCAAAACTACGTCAGTATTCCGGATAAGCAGGCGGGTGTTTTAATCCAACGTGCCGGTCAAGAATGGCGCGTGATTCGTAACGGCATCATTACCGTTTACGGCGGCTGGTTATTGGCCATTGCTTTCTTTGGAATTATTGCTGTGTACACCCTCAAGGGCTCAATCAAACTACATGAGCCGTTGTCAGGCATTAAAGTGAAGCGTTTTAGTGCGTTGGACCGCATCACTCACTGGGTGATGGCCTTTAGCTTCCTAGCCTTGGCGTTTACTGGTTTGATGATTTTGTATGGAAAATATTTTGCAATGCCATTGATGGGCGGTGTCGCATATGGCTCCTTTTTGTTTGTTTGCAAGAATATCCATAATTTTTCCGGCCCATTATTTACTCTTAGTATTGTGATTTTCTTTTTGCTCTTTGTCGGTAAAAATATTCCAGAAAAAGGCGATCTCAATTGGCTGTTAACTTTTGGTGGAATGTTTAGCGGCAAGCATGTGCCAGCAGGCTTCTTTAATATGGGTGAGAAATTTTGGTTCTGGTTCGGCATGACTTTCTTGGGTCTGGTAATTTCTGCTTCAGGATTTGTGCTCGACATGATCGTGCCGTTTATGCAGATAGAGTACCTGCGTGGCACGATGCAAATCGCCAACATCATTCATAGTAGCGCTGCAATCTTAATGACTACCATGGCGATGGGCCATATTTATATTGGTACCATTGGTATGCAAGGCTCAATCGACGGAATGAAGACCGGCTATGTAGATGCTACTTGGGCTAAAGAGCACCATGAGCTCTGGTATGACAAGTTAAATAAATAA
- a CDS encoding CaiB/BaiF CoA-transferase family protein, whose protein sequence is MSIRPLDGITVVSLEHAIAAPFCTRQLADLGARVIKVERPGGGDFARGYDTQVDGLCSHFVWVNRSKESLTLDLKQPSAIAALKTLLKTADVLVQNLAPGAAARMGLTAEILQKDNPKLILCDISGYGNDGPYRDKKAYDLLIQSEAGFLSVTGTPETPSKAGNSIADIAAGMYAYTNILAALLQRGKTGKGSVIDISMLESLTEWMSFPLYYAYKGAEPPPRNGASHATIYPYGPFKAGDGKTVMLGLQNEREWVQFCETVLESPALAQDERFDRNFKRNEKRAELLEIIDACFSKLTSEQLIARLEKAQIANAHLNDMEGLWKHEQLKARNRWTEVDTPNGAIAALLPPGLNSSYDYRMDPIPAVGDHTDSILKELGLGESDIASMRTSGAI, encoded by the coding sequence ATGAGCATTCGTCCATTGGATGGCATTACCGTTGTTTCTTTAGAGCATGCTATTGCAGCACCCTTCTGCACACGCCAATTAGCAGATTTAGGGGCAAGAGTCATTAAGGTTGAGAGGCCTGGTGGCGGTGACTTTGCGAGAGGTTACGACACCCAAGTAGACGGACTCTGCTCTCACTTCGTTTGGGTCAATCGCTCTAAGGAAAGTTTGACCCTAGATCTTAAACAGCCATCAGCAATTGCAGCACTCAAGACCTTATTGAAGACCGCTGATGTCTTAGTGCAAAACCTCGCGCCAGGGGCAGCTGCTCGCATGGGACTGACAGCCGAGATTTTGCAGAAAGACAATCCAAAACTCATTCTGTGCGATATCTCAGGCTATGGAAATGACGGTCCTTATCGCGATAAAAAAGCTTACGACTTACTTATTCAGAGTGAGGCTGGATTCTTATCAGTCACGGGCACACCTGAAACCCCTAGCAAAGCCGGAAACTCGATTGCTGATATTGCAGCCGGCATGTATGCCTATACCAATATCTTGGCGGCACTCTTGCAAAGAGGAAAAACCGGTAAAGGCTCAGTCATCGATATCTCTATGCTCGAGTCCCTCACTGAATGGATGAGCTTTCCTCTGTACTACGCCTACAAAGGCGCAGAACCGCCACCACGCAATGGCGCCTCTCATGCCACCATCTATCCATACGGCCCCTTTAAGGCGGGTGATGGTAAAACGGTCATGCTGGGCTTACAGAATGAACGTGAGTGGGTGCAATTTTGCGAAACGGTCTTAGAAAGCCCTGCACTCGCCCAAGATGAACGCTTTGATCGTAACTTCAAGCGCAATGAAAAGCGCGCTGAACTTTTAGAAATTATTGACGCTTGCTTTAGCAAACTGACTTCCGAGCAATTAATTGCAAGACTAGAAAAAGCACAGATTGCAAATGCCCACCTCAATGATATGGAAGGTCTTTGGAAGCATGAGCAACTGAAAGCACGCAACCGCTGGACCGAGGTAGATACCCCCAACGGTGCAATTGCAGCCTTACTACCCCCCGGCTTAAATAGCAGCTATGACTATCGCATGGATCCCATCCCAGCGGTAGGAGATCACACAGACTCTATCCTTAAAGAATTGGGACTGGGAGAGTCCGATATTGCCAGCATGAGGACAAGCGGCGCAATTTAA
- a CDS encoding ABC transporter ATP-binding protein, whose product MNSATTTPILEARHVSKSFGKFKALQDVSTSFMPGTLTAIIGPNGAGKSTFFNVLSGAFPPSSGQILFNGKDITGMQQHEFARIGISKSFQITNVFKQLSVHENIRVAAQMETARYNFLRNAQSYQKPIEIADELLHRVNLEHLRNKKTGDLAHGQQRALEIAMALACNPSLLLLDEPTAGMSPEETLVMMELIRTLASERTVILVEHKMKLIMGLCKRIIVLHHGEFLAEGTPEEIQNNAEVRRVYLGQG is encoded by the coding sequence ATGAATAGCGCAACTACAACCCCTATTCTTGAAGCGCGTCATGTCAGCAAGAGCTTTGGTAAGTTCAAAGCATTGCAGGATGTATCCACTAGCTTTATGCCTGGAACGCTTACAGCGATTATTGGCCCAAATGGCGCAGGCAAAAGCACCTTCTTTAATGTCTTAAGTGGCGCATTCCCACCATCCAGCGGTCAAATTCTATTTAATGGCAAAGATATTACTGGTATGCAGCAGCATGAATTTGCTCGCATTGGCATTTCTAAAAGCTTTCAAATTACCAATGTCTTTAAGCAGCTCAGCGTTCATGAGAATATTCGCGTAGCAGCACAGATGGAAACAGCGCGTTACAACTTCCTCCGTAATGCGCAAAGCTATCAAAAGCCAATTGAGATCGCCGATGAATTACTGCATCGAGTCAATCTAGAGCACTTACGTAATAAGAAAACAGGTGACTTAGCGCATGGCCAGCAGCGCGCTCTTGAAATTGCGATGGCATTAGCCTGTAACCCTAGCCTTCTATTGCTAGATGAACCCACTGCCGGTATGTCTCCAGAAGAAACTTTGGTCATGATGGAATTAATTCGCACACTCGCCAGTGAGCGTACGGTTATTTTGGTTGAGCACAAGATGAAACTCATCATGGGTCTGTGCAAGCGCATCATCGTTCTACACCATGGCGAGTTCTTGGCAGAAGGTACCCCAGAAGAAATCCAAAATAATGCAGAGGTACGTCGTGTGTACCTAGGTCAAGGTTAA